The following proteins come from a genomic window of Candidatus Leptovillus gracilis:
- a CDS encoding M20/M25/M40 family metallo-hydrolase, with translation MPRPLLIFVGLLLFTGLACSLLQGPQQPVIPTPPPPPLALPTAVGVSVFAGDLPANVIVNPVSNVVPGRDPEIQALLDAVSPQQLVGYVQTLEGFGTRNTFSLTDRPDFGIGAARLWIYNEFLRVGNGRLQVEFDSFPLTLDGLTTDQQNVIATLPGSGAAPGAIILVAHYDSRAINPNDGSSRAPGANDNGSGVAAMLEIARLLSSQTWNQDIIFIAFAAEEQGRHGSRHYVTNRLVDRAGVDAVLDLDIVGGRPGIPQSVRVFSPGPDTSLPRQLGRYLDFVGGLYLPTFDVTLVDAVDREGRYSDHISFLEVGIPALRLTESIEDPNRNHTALDTSEALDYSYLRQISQLSLAAIANMAGAPPQPAPPAVSPLAEPGAFVLSWPVDPLADGYVLSFRPVGTADYAPFRFVAARDAGQVAITDLVPGTTYALSMAALTANGRVSLFSPEVLLQP, from the coding sequence TTGCCCCGACCACTTCTGATTTTTGTTGGTTTGCTGCTGTTCACCGGTCTGGCCTGCTCTTTACTACAAGGGCCGCAGCAGCCGGTGATCCCTACTCCACCCCCACCCCCTTTGGCTCTGCCAACGGCCGTCGGCGTTTCCGTTTTTGCGGGCGACTTACCGGCCAATGTCATTGTCAATCCGGTGAGCAATGTTGTGCCGGGGCGCGACCCGGAAATTCAGGCGCTGCTAGACGCGGTATCGCCGCAGCAGTTGGTAGGCTACGTGCAGACGTTGGAAGGATTTGGCACGCGCAACACGTTCAGCCTGACAGACCGGCCCGATTTTGGCATTGGCGCGGCGCGGTTGTGGATTTATAACGAATTTTTGCGGGTGGGTAACGGCCGTCTCCAGGTTGAATTCGACAGTTTCCCGCTGACCCTGGACGGCCTGACCACCGACCAGCAGAACGTCATCGCCACCCTGCCCGGCAGCGGCGCCGCACCGGGAGCCATCATCCTGGTGGCCCATTACGATTCCCGCGCCATTAATCCCAACGACGGCAGCAGCCGCGCCCCAGGGGCCAACGACAACGGCTCCGGCGTGGCCGCCATGTTAGAAATCGCCCGCCTGCTTAGTTCACAAACCTGGAACCAGGACATCATCTTCATCGCCTTTGCCGCCGAAGAGCAGGGGCGGCACGGCAGCCGCCACTACGTCACCAATCGGCTGGTAGACCGCGCCGGGGTAGACGCCGTGCTGGACCTGGACATTGTCGGCGGCCGGCCGGGCATCCCTCAGTCGGTGCGCGTTTTTTCGCCCGGCCCGGATACGTCTCTGCCACGGCAGTTGGGGCGTTACCTGGATTTTGTGGGGGGATTGTATTTGCCCACGTTTGATGTGACGCTGGTGGACGCCGTGGACCGCGAAGGGCGGTACAGCGACCACATCTCCTTTCTGGAAGTGGGCATTCCGGCGCTGCGCCTGACCGAATCCATTGAGGACCCTAACCGCAACCACACCGCGCTGGATACGTCTGAAGCGCTGGATTACAGCTATTTGCGCCAGATCAGCCAACTGAGTCTGGCCGCCATCGCCAACATGGCCGGCGCGCCACCGCAGCCGGCCCCACCGGCCGTATCGCCGCTGGCCGAGCCAGGGGCGTTTGTCCTGAGTTGGCCGGTGGACCCATTGGCCGATGGGTATGTGCTGTCGTTCCGGCCGGTAGGCACAGCCGATTATGCGCCGTTCCGCTTTGTGGCGGCCAGAGATGCGGGGCAGGTCGCCATCACCGACCTGGTTCCGGGCACAACCTATGCCTTGAGTATGGCGGCGTTGACGGCAAACGGCCGTGTCTCCCTCTTCTCCCCCGAAGTTCTGCTGCAACCTTAG
- a CDS encoding slipin family protein encodes MDLLTGFLPILCILIVGLVVLFGASIRVVQEYERGVIFRLGRVMGARGPGLFLLIPFIERMIKVDLRTITLDVPAQEAITTDNVTVKVNAVVYFRVVDPTAAVVQIEDYRRATWLIAQTSLRNVIGQSMMDQLLQDRESINQQLQHIIDEATEPWGIKVSIVEIKDVELNSQMIRAMARQAEAERERRAKVIHAEGELQASQQLAEAARVMGQEPGAMTLRYLQTLLEIGVEQNTTTIFPVPVEMLSLFMPKNEDKNK; translated from the coding sequence ATGGATTTACTAACCGGTTTTTTGCCTATTTTGTGCATCCTCATCGTCGGTCTGGTTGTGCTGTTTGGCGCTTCCATTCGGGTGGTGCAGGAGTATGAGCGCGGCGTTATTTTCCGGCTTGGCCGGGTGATGGGCGCGCGCGGCCCTGGCCTGTTCCTGCTAATCCCCTTTATCGAGCGCATGATCAAGGTGGATTTACGCACCATCACCCTGGACGTGCCGGCGCAAGAGGCCATCACCACCGACAATGTTACCGTCAAGGTGAACGCTGTGGTTTATTTCCGGGTGGTGGACCCCACAGCGGCGGTGGTGCAAATTGAAGATTATCGTCGGGCGACGTGGCTGATTGCCCAAACGAGCCTGCGCAACGTCATCGGCCAATCTATGATGGACCAACTGCTGCAAGACCGTGAATCCATCAACCAGCAGCTGCAGCACATCATAGACGAGGCGACCGAGCCGTGGGGTATCAAGGTGAGCATCGTTGAGATTAAGGACGTGGAACTCAATTCGCAGATGATCCGGGCGATGGCGCGTCAGGCGGAAGCGGAACGGGAACGCCGCGCCAAGGTCATCCACGCTGAAGGTGAATTGCAGGCGTCGCAGCAGTTGGCCGAGGCGGCCCGCGTGATGGGGCAGGAGCCAGGCGCGATGACACTGCGTTATTTGCAAACGTTGTTGGAAATTGGCGTGGAGCAGAACACCACCACCATCTTCCCGGTTCCGGTGGAGATGTTGTCGTTGTTCATGCCCAAGAATGAAGACAAGAACAAGTAA
- a CDS encoding DMT family transporter, with the protein MWGELAAIGTAVCWSLTAVFFSYSGRIVGSGVVNRSRLLFALFFLSIAHYLLEGAFFPTGVELFRWQWLALSAVLGLALGDTFLFHAYVLVGPRLSMLMMSSVPIFSLLFGWLLFGEVVSLAELVGVLLAVGGMAWVVTEKHTGLTVVENKQYWRGLGFALAGALGQVANLVTARYGLVGGFPTISATMIRILVAAVLLWGVAAFRGEIRSTLGQWRNRQALPAMIGGSFVGPFLGIWLSLTAVQLTRLGIASTLMALPPVLLIPVEYLVYRRPVSARGMVGTAVAFIGVALIFSSVG; encoded by the coding sequence ATGTGGGGTGAACTGGCGGCGATTGGCACGGCCGTTTGTTGGTCGTTAACGGCCGTATTTTTCAGCTACAGCGGCCGAATTGTCGGCTCCGGCGTGGTCAACCGCAGCCGCCTGCTGTTTGCCCTGTTCTTCCTGTCCATCGCCCATTACCTGCTAGAGGGCGCTTTTTTCCCCACTGGCGTGGAACTATTTCGCTGGCAGTGGTTGGCGCTGAGCGCCGTGTTGGGTCTGGCGTTGGGCGATACCTTTCTTTTTCATGCCTACGTCCTGGTGGGGCCGCGCTTGTCCATGCTGATGATGTCCAGCGTGCCCATTTTCAGCCTGCTGTTTGGCTGGCTCTTATTCGGCGAAGTGGTCAGCCTGGCCGAGCTGGTGGGCGTGCTGCTGGCGGTGGGCGGCATGGCCTGGGTGGTTACAGAAAAGCATACCGGGCTGACAGTGGTAGAAAACAAGCAGTATTGGCGCGGGCTGGGCTTCGCCCTGGCCGGGGCGTTGGGCCAGGTCGCCAATCTGGTCACCGCCCGCTATGGACTGGTGGGCGGTTTCCCGACCATTTCAGCGACGATGATTCGCATTTTGGTGGCGGCCGTGCTGCTGTGGGGGGTGGCCGCTTTTCGCGGCGAAATCCGGTCTACACTGGGTCAATGGCGCAACCGGCAGGCATTACCGGCGATGATCGGCGGGTCGTTTGTGGGGCCATTTTTAGGCATCTGGCTGTCGCTGACGGCCGTGCAGTTAACCCGCCTGGGCATTGCCTCCACTCTCATGGCCCTGCCGCCGGTGCTGCTCATTCCGGTGGAATACCTTGTCTATCGCCGGCCGGTGAGTGCGCGGGGCATGGTGGGAACGGCCGTTGCCTTCATCGGCGTCGCCCTCATTTTTTCCAGCGTTGGGTAG
- the mmuM gene encoding homocysteine S-methyltransferase, with the protein MHNPILTFIQQNGAFILDGGLATELEAWGCDLSGALWSARLLRTDPDIIRRVHLAYFHAGADCAISASYQASIPGFMAQGMAEDEAARLLRLSVELAVLGREAFWADEGNRVGRIRPLIAASIGPYGAYLADGSEYRGDYDLDEAGLYEWHKERWRLLASTEADLLACETLPSLVEARALAQLLQETPGRMAWFSFSCRDGQHISDGTPIAECAAYLERLPQVAAVGVNCTSPRFIPDLIRELFAVTRKPIVVYPNSGETYDSATGQWLGESVPAEFGTFSKEWRKLGASCLGGCCRTRPAHIRQIRDRFRVTYVG; encoded by the coding sequence ATGCACAACCCCATCCTCACTTTCATCCAGCAAAATGGCGCGTTTATTCTGGATGGTGGGCTGGCGACCGAGCTGGAAGCGTGGGGCTGCGACCTGAGCGGCGCTCTCTGGTCGGCGCGGCTGCTGCGCACCGACCCGGACATCATCCGGCGGGTCCACCTGGCCTATTTTCACGCCGGGGCAGATTGCGCCATCAGCGCCAGCTACCAGGCGAGCATCCCCGGTTTTATGGCCCAGGGCATGGCCGAAGATGAGGCGGCGCGTCTGCTGCGGCTCTCTGTCGAACTGGCGGTGTTGGGGCGGGAGGCGTTTTGGGCGGATGAGGGAAACCGGGTGGGGCGGATACGGCCGTTAATCGCCGCCAGCATTGGTCCCTATGGCGCCTACCTGGCCGATGGCTCTGAATACCGGGGCGACTATGACCTGGACGAAGCCGGTTTATACGAATGGCACAAAGAACGGTGGCGCTTACTTGCCAGCACCGAGGCCGATTTGCTCGCCTGCGAGACGCTGCCCTCACTGGTCGAGGCCAGGGCGCTGGCCCAACTCTTGCAAGAGACGCCGGGGCGGATGGCCTGGTTCAGCTTTAGCTGCCGCGATGGGCAGCATATCAGCGACGGCACGCCCATTGCCGAATGCGCCGCTTATCTGGAGCGGCTGCCACAGGTGGCCGCTGTCGGCGTCAACTGCACGTCTCCCCGCTTCATCCCCGACCTGATCCGCGAACTGTTCGCCGTGACACGGAAGCCCATTGTGGTCTATCCCAATTCCGGCGAAACCTATGACTCGGCCACCGGGCAATGGCTAGGCGAATCGGTTCCAGCCGAGTTTGGCACGTTTAGCAAGGAGTGGCGCAAATTGGGGGCGTCTTGTTTGGGTGGCTGCTGCCGCACGCGCCCGGCGCACATTCGGCAAATTCGGGACCGGTTTCGGGTGACGTATGTGGGGTGA
- a CDS encoding GNAT family N-acetyltransferase, which yields MAAHLNLPRSLGSGLILRWATPADTEELAAFNLHIHSDNPEEPEEFLVHWVRDLMRGDHPTTQASDFTVVVDENANDKIVSSLNLIGQTWTYEGIPFGVGRPELVGTDEAYRRRGLVRAQFEAIHALSAARGHIVQAITGIPWYYRQFGYEMTVNLGGGRLYHLNLDKTPEAADKEPYQVRPAVAEDMPVLAALYEEFCAGSLLARPRDEQLWQYEMFTAHRESEYARHVYMVETAVTPPQPVAYIEYGTHNDSFVLREISVQAGHSWRAVGLFLIRYFSREALRLNLERQKPLRKIVFRFGSAHRIYDALPRELPSSYPSYAWYIRTPDLPGFLRHITPVLERRLAASVMAGHTGEVKVTLYRERLTLGFENGRLTTIGSYESKRVEEGDAAFPEHTFLHMLFGHRSLEELRHVSVDCWANEEATVLLPILFPKRPSYLVELG from the coding sequence ATGGCAGCACATCTAAACTTACCACGCAGCTTAGGCAGTGGCTTAATACTGCGCTGGGCAACCCCGGCCGATACCGAAGAACTGGCCGCCTTTAACCTACACATTCACAGCGACAACCCGGAAGAACCGGAGGAATTTCTGGTTCATTGGGTTCGGGATTTGATGCGCGGCGACCATCCTACCACCCAGGCCAGCGATTTTACGGTGGTGGTGGATGAAAACGCCAATGACAAAATCGTCTCCAGCCTGAACTTAATTGGGCAGACCTGGACCTATGAGGGCATTCCTTTTGGCGTCGGCCGGCCGGAACTGGTGGGGACCGATGAGGCGTATCGGCGGCGCGGGCTGGTGCGGGCGCAGTTTGAGGCGATACACGCCCTCAGCGCGGCGCGGGGGCACATCGTCCAGGCGATCACCGGCATTCCCTGGTATTACCGTCAGTTTGGCTATGAGATGACCGTAAATCTGGGCGGCGGGCGGCTGTATCATTTGAATCTGGATAAAACGCCAGAAGCGGCCGACAAGGAGCCGTATCAGGTGCGGCCGGCGGTGGCCGAAGATATGCCGGTATTAGCGGCTCTATACGAAGAGTTTTGCGCTGGCAGTTTGCTGGCGCGGCCACGAGATGAGCAGTTGTGGCAGTACGAGATGTTTACGGCGCACCGCGAGTCGGAGTATGCGCGGCATGTGTATATGGTGGAAACGGCCGTTACCCCGCCGCAGCCCGTCGCCTATATCGAATACGGCACCCACAACGACAGCTTTGTACTGCGCGAGATAAGCGTGCAGGCCGGCCACTCCTGGCGCGCCGTGGGGCTGTTTCTTATTCGCTATTTCAGCCGCGAGGCGCTGCGCCTGAACCTGGAACGCCAGAAACCGTTACGAAAAATTGTCTTTCGCTTTGGCAGCGCCCACCGCATTTACGACGCCCTGCCGCGTGAACTGCCATCCAGCTATCCGTCCTACGCCTGGTATATTCGCACGCCAGACCTGCCCGGCTTTTTGCGCCACATCACGCCGGTCCTGGAAAGGCGCCTGGCCGCCAGCGTGATGGCCGGCCATACCGGCGAGGTGAAGGTGACGTTGTATCGAGAGCGCCTGACGTTGGGCTTCGAGAACGGCCGTCTCACCACCATCGGCAGCTACGAATCCAAACGAGTCGAAGAAGGCGACGCTGCCTTCCCGGAACACACCTTCTTGCACATGCTCTTCGGCCATCGCAGCCTGGAAGAGCTGCGCCACGTGTCTGTGGACTGTTGGGCCAACGAAGAAGCCACCGTGCTGCTGCCGATATTGTTCCCCAAACGGCCGTCTTATCTGGTTGAGTTAGGTTAA
- a CDS encoding zinc metallopeptidase: protein MFFSPLFWVFALPGLVLGLFAQSRVKGAFNKYSKVRTHRNVTGAQVARALLDAQGLYDVKIERVAGSLSDHYDPRSKVLRLSQVVHDEPSVAAAGVAAHEMGHALQDASGYAALNLRSALVPAASFGSGLAPLIFMAGLFLDVLVRGTEIGYYISLLGVLLFGVAVFFTLVTLPVEFDASKRAKKLLVSNGILFDEEMQGVNKVLDAAALTYVAAAVSAIGQLLYYVAILGGRRD, encoded by the coding sequence ATCTTTTTTAGCCCACTTTTCTGGGTCTTCGCCCTGCCTGGTCTGGTTTTAGGGCTTTTTGCCCAATCCAGAGTGAAGGGAGCCTTCAACAAATATTCAAAAGTCCGTACCCACCGCAACGTCACCGGGGCGCAGGTTGCCCGCGCTTTGTTAGACGCTCAGGGCCTCTACGATGTCAAAATCGAGCGTGTCGCCGGTTCCTTAAGCGACCATTATGACCCGCGCAGCAAGGTGCTGCGTCTGAGTCAGGTTGTCCATGATGAACCCAGCGTCGCCGCCGCCGGTGTAGCCGCCCACGAAATGGGCCACGCCCTGCAAGACGCCAGCGGATATGCTGCCCTTAACCTGCGCAGCGCCCTGGTTCCGGCGGCCAGCTTCGGCAGCGGCCTGGCGCCGCTGATTTTTATGGCTGGTCTGTTCCTGGATGTCCTGGTTCGTGGCACGGAGATTGGCTATTACATTTCTTTGCTCGGTGTGCTGTTGTTTGGCGTGGCTGTTTTCTTCACGCTGGTCACGCTGCCGGTGGAATTCGACGCCAGCAAGCGGGCCAAGAAGTTGTTGGTTAGCAATGGCATCCTGTTTGATGAAGAGATGCAAGGCGTCAACAAGGTACTGGATGCGGCGGCGCTGACTTACGTGGCGGCGGCTGTGTCGGCCATTGGGCAATTGTTGTATTACGTGGCGATTTTGGGCGGCCGGCGCGATTAA
- the lspA gene encoding signal peptidase II, which produces MKPLPKLLLVTAVLVISVGCDQVTKSAARTYLAETPTISLFGDLFRFYYTENAGAFLGLGANLPDVVRVWGLVGFTGAALLGMLLYILLTRDLKPAELLGWSLVIGGGFGNLIDRALYQGWVVDFMNVGVGRLRTGIFNVADVAIMVGLGIVLATQLSGHLSLTNSSPTPPPA; this is translated from the coding sequence ATGAAACCATTGCCCAAACTGCTGCTCGTTACGGCCGTCCTGGTCATCAGCGTCGGCTGCGACCAGGTGACCAAAAGCGCTGCCCGAACCTATCTGGCCGAAACGCCAACCATCTCGCTGTTCGGCGACCTGTTTCGTTTCTACTACACCGAAAATGCCGGGGCATTTCTCGGTCTGGGGGCTAATCTGCCGGATGTGGTGCGCGTTTGGGGATTGGTTGGTTTCACCGGAGCGGCGCTGCTGGGGATGCTGTTGTACATCCTGCTGACCCGCGACCTCAAACCGGCCGAACTTCTCGGCTGGTCGCTGGTGATTGGCGGTGGGTTTGGCAACCTGATTGATCGGGCGCTTTATCAGGGTTGGGTGGTGGATTTCATGAATGTGGGTGTGGGGCGGCTGCGCACCGGCATCTTCAACGTCGCCGATGTGGCGATTATGGTGGGGTTGGGCATTGTACTGGCGACGCAGTTGTCTGGACATTTATCGTTGACCAATTCCAGCCCAACGCCCCCACCGGCGTGA
- a CDS encoding glycoside hydrolase family 9 protein translates to MKLRTIFWLALLAGGIGLYQPALAQTAVPPANYRQLPDLPVFAAEPYGQWAGSGGDSTLEVIGEGGYAALPVDETERYNDLPSYRVRVSGEYGWWAFILAGNNWESYSLSPYYANGALEFYVKGASGGEDFQVSISDIVHGRDPLNVTSDQITISSLLTVTDQWQRVRIPLTTLLPYPDGFNLDQINTIDFSGVDGRSQTFWLSDIKFTSPDAEPGHPPIKVNQLGYLPDAPKIALVTGFAEELAAQPGDAFQVRDLLGSRVVYEGQLTLQTDYDPVVSGERLLAADFSPLTTPGSYYITLAAERAEDSPPFTIGVADYGRLLADAQRYFYLQRSGLALEPQYAGQFARGAGHLQDAAAEFRSGAQSARNVSGGWYDAGDFGKYVNAGATAVSDLLWAYELFPNQFPDGQLNIPESGNGLPDLLDEVRWELDWLLKMQDRNSGGFYHMVQPTEDGVITAARGGRYIEDMRDDLVNVRPTSTSGSAVAALAHAALVYAPYDAAYAAILQSAAEFGWQYLVANPAGVPAVPGPYSDDDDRDDRFWAAAALYRLTGDALYHDHIKEVYRDVPTFFTSETDNAYGVSIMDMIGWLTYAHSANPDPEVMAYFANMFTGWSARMVERWQASPWKLAMLDEDFYWGSNYVTLTTPLVMLVGARALGLEEETAVSISLDALNYLLGTNPLRFSYVSGYGLDSLRNPFSQQWSNDGLPDVPPGILSGGSNAYTNPLLYSNFAAKKFVDSQAAWSTNEHTVYWNSALVFHAALAAQLGNPEGIAPARPAGSVQATAVAAIPTTSAATAVPQTNAGNTAVPPAETTAAPTATSNSVVLYALIGLIALALISLTALLVAISYLRRILARLPGPPTG, encoded by the coding sequence ATGAAATTACGAACCATCTTCTGGCTGGCGCTGCTCGCGGGTGGCATCGGCCTTTACCAACCGGCGCTGGCGCAAACGGCCGTTCCCCCCGCCAATTATCGCCAACTGCCCGACCTGCCCGTTTTTGCCGCTGAACCCTACGGCCAATGGGCCGGTTCCGGCGGCGATTCCACCCTGGAAGTGATCGGCGAAGGCGGCTATGCCGCCCTGCCGGTGGACGAAACCGAGCGTTACAACGACCTGCCCTCCTACCGCGTCCGCGTCAGCGGCGAATATGGCTGGTGGGCCTTCATCCTGGCCGGAAACAATTGGGAGTCTTACAGCCTGTCCCCCTACTACGCCAACGGCGCGTTGGAGTTTTACGTCAAGGGAGCCAGCGGCGGCGAAGATTTTCAGGTGTCCATCAGCGACATCGTACACGGCCGTGATCCCCTCAACGTCACCTCCGACCAAATCACCATCTCCAGCCTGCTCACCGTCACCGACCAGTGGCAGCGCGTGCGCATCCCCCTGACTACCCTGCTGCCCTATCCCGATGGCTTCAACCTGGACCAGATCAACACCATTGATTTTTCCGGCGTAGACGGCCGCAGCCAAACCTTCTGGCTCAGCGACATCAAATTCACCTCGCCCGACGCCGAACCGGGCCACCCGCCCATCAAAGTCAACCAGTTGGGCTATTTGCCTGACGCACCTAAAATCGCCCTCGTCACGGGCTTTGCCGAAGAGTTGGCCGCCCAGCCCGGCGACGCCTTTCAGGTGCGCGACCTGTTGGGCAGCCGGGTGGTCTACGAAGGGCAGCTTACCCTGCAAACCGATTATGACCCGGTGGTCTCGGGCGAACGGCTGCTGGCGGCCGATTTCAGCCCGCTGACCACGCCTGGCAGCTATTACATCACCCTGGCCGCCGAACGGGCCGAAGATTCGCCCCCCTTCACCATTGGCGTCGCTGATTACGGCCGTCTCCTGGCCGACGCCCAACGTTACTTCTACTTGCAGCGTTCTGGCCTGGCTCTGGAACCACAATACGCGGGCCAATTTGCCCGCGGCGCCGGTCATTTGCAAGACGCGGCCGCCGAATTTCGCTCTGGCGCCCAGTCGGCGCGCAACGTGTCTGGCGGCTGGTACGACGCCGGCGATTTTGGCAAATATGTGAACGCAGGGGCAACTGCCGTGTCTGACCTGCTCTGGGCTTACGAACTCTTCCCCAATCAGTTCCCCGACGGCCAGCTCAACATCCCCGAAAGCGGCAACGGCCTGCCCGATTTGCTCGACGAAGTGCGCTGGGAGTTGGACTGGCTGCTGAAAATGCAAGACCGCAACTCCGGCGGTTTTTACCACATGGTCCAGCCCACCGAAGACGGCGTGATCACCGCGGCGCGAGGCGGGCGCTACATCGAAGATATGCGCGACGATTTGGTGAACGTGCGGCCGACCAGCACCAGCGGCAGCGCCGTGGCTGCCCTGGCCCACGCCGCCCTGGTCTATGCGCCCTACGACGCCGCCTATGCTGCCATCTTGCAGTCGGCGGCCGAGTTTGGCTGGCAATATCTGGTGGCTAACCCGGCCGGCGTGCCGGCCGTGCCCGGCCCGTACAGCGACGACGACGACCGCGACGACCGCTTTTGGGCTGCCGCCGCTCTCTACCGCCTCACCGGCGATGCGCTTTACCATGACCACATCAAAGAAGTCTACCGCGACGTGCCGACGTTTTTTACATCCGAGACAGACAACGCTTACGGCGTCAGCATCATGGACATGATAGGCTGGCTGACTTATGCCCACAGCGCCAACCCTGACCCAGAGGTGATGGCCTATTTTGCCAACATGTTCACCGGCTGGTCGGCGCGTATGGTGGAACGGTGGCAGGCGTCGCCCTGGAAGCTGGCGATGTTGGATGAAGACTTTTACTGGGGCAGCAACTACGTCACCCTGACCACGCCGTTGGTGATGTTGGTGGGGGCGCGGGCGTTAGGGCTGGAGGAGGAGACGGCCGTCTCCATCTCTCTGGACGCGCTCAATTATCTCCTGGGGACCAATCCACTGCGCTTTAGCTATGTGTCTGGCTATGGCCTGGACAGCCTGCGCAACCCCTTTTCACAGCAGTGGAGCAACGATGGTCTGCCCGACGTGCCGCCCGGCATCCTCTCCGGCGGCTCCAACGCTTACACCAATCCGCTGCTCTATTCCAACTTCGCCGCCAAGAAGTTCGTAGACAGCCAGGCGGCCTGGTCCACCAACGAACACACCGTTTACTGGAACTCGGCGTTGGTTTTCCACGCGGCGCTGGCGGCGCAGTTGGGCAACCCGGAAGGCATCGCCCCGGCGCGGCCGGCCGGCAGTGTGCAGGCAACGGCCGTCGCCGCCATCCCCACCACCTCTGCCGCGACGGCCGTGCCTCAGACGAATGCAGGGAATACGGCCGTTCCCCCGGCTGAAACCACCGCCGCGCCAACAGCCACAAGCAACAGCGTCGTCCTCTACGCGCTCATTGGGCTAATCGCTCTGGCGCTGATCAGTCTGACAGCTCTGCTCGTCGCCATAAGCTACCTGCGGCGCATCCTGGCCCGGCTGCCCGGTCCACCCACCGGATAA
- a CDS encoding PAC2 family protein: protein MDDQLLDFQEIPVAANMVMITGWRQWADAGTISSELPAYLIQKTGARKIGELRPEGFYLFQIPGTHHLLRPSVQIEDGVVQELEQKRNEFYYSGDEQQGLIIFLGDEPHLNVERYGEALFNAAAALGVRRIAGVAGVFGPTPYDKDRQVSCIYSLPEMRDELEGYAVRFSNYGGGSSIDSYLVAMAGRKGIAYLTFYAFVPAYDFSQSALQPRGIQIERDYRAWFNVMQRLNHMLNLGLDLKELEKNSIEMMTAVDAKIEELIEELPEFNIRDYLDKLDADFDELSFVPLDDLWEQELRDIFKDMDE, encoded by the coding sequence ATGGACGATCAACTGCTCGATTTTCAGGAGATTCCTGTCGCCGCCAATATGGTGATGATTACCGGCTGGCGGCAGTGGGCCGACGCCGGTACGATTTCCTCGGAACTACCTGCCTACCTGATCCAAAAAACAGGTGCGCGCAAAATCGGCGAGCTGCGACCTGAAGGCTTTTACTTGTTTCAGATACCGGGAACCCACCATTTGTTACGGCCGTCGGTACAAATTGAGGACGGCGTGGTACAAGAATTGGAACAAAAGCGCAACGAGTTTTACTACAGCGGCGACGAACAACAAGGGCTGATCATCTTTCTGGGCGACGAACCGCACCTGAACGTGGAACGGTATGGCGAGGCATTGTTCAACGCCGCCGCCGCCCTAGGCGTGCGCCGCATCGCCGGCGTAGCCGGCGTCTTTGGCCCCACCCCATATGACAAAGACCGCCAGGTATCCTGCATCTACAGCCTGCCAGAGATGCGCGACGAACTGGAAGGGTACGCCGTGCGTTTCTCCAACTATGGGGGCGGTTCCAGCATAGATTCCTACCTGGTGGCGATGGCCGGCCGCAAAGGCATTGCCTATCTCACCTTTTACGCCTTTGTGCCTGCCTACGACTTCTCCCAATCCGCCTTGCAGCCGCGTGGCATTCAGATCGAGCGTGATTACCGTGCCTGGTTCAACGTGATGCAGCGGTTGAACCACATGCTAAACCTGGGGCTAGATTTGAAAGAACTGGAGAAAAACAGCATCGAAATGATGACGGCCGTTGACGCCAAAATTGAGGAACTAATCGAAGAACTGCCCGAGTTTAACATCCGCGACTACCTGGATAAGCTCGACGCCGACTTTGACGAGCTGTCCTTTGTGCCGCTGGACGACCTGTGGGAACAAGAACTGCGCGATATTTTTAAAGATATGGATGAATAA
- a CDS encoding M48 family metallopeptidase: MATQADTNAPDWPVKVVYSAKRQKTVSAELKNGVLVVRAPAGLDEATLAPIIEKFRRQLAGRLRPSPQSDAALAQRAQQLNQLYFNGRLRWQSIRYVSNQHKRYGSCTPTTGTIRLSDRLAEMPGWVRDYVIVHELAHLEEANHGRRFWQLVNQYPLTERAIGYLMAAGLQDPTDDPLTSPH; encoded by the coding sequence ATGGCTACACAAGCAGACACAAATGCGCCGGATTGGCCGGTGAAGGTGGTATACAGCGCCAAACGACAAAAGACGGTCAGCGCGGAGTTGAAGAATGGGGTGTTGGTGGTGCGCGCGCCGGCCGGACTGGATGAAGCGACGTTGGCCCCAATTATCGAGAAGTTTCGCCGCCAACTGGCTGGCCGGCTGCGCCCCAGCCCGCAGAGCGACGCGGCGTTGGCGCAGCGGGCGCAGCAGTTAAACCAGTTGTATTTTAACGGCCGTCTCCGCTGGCAGTCCATACGTTATGTTAGCAACCAGCACAAGCGGTATGGCAGCTGCACGCCGACCACCGGAACCATCCGCCTGAGCGACCGCCTGGCCGAGATGCCCGGCTGGGTGCGCGACTACGTGATTGTCCATGAATTAGCCCATCTGGAAGAAGCCAATCACGGCCGTCGCTTCTGGCAGCTTGTCAACCAATACCCCCTCACCGAACGCGCCATTGGCTACCTCATGGCCGCCGGCCTCCAAGACCCCACCGACGACCCCTTAACATCTCCCCACTAA